A stretch of the bacterium genome encodes the following:
- a CDS encoding CPBP family intramembrane metalloprotease — MNRSAASFWSWLGRAVPGWGSALRRSVAARILLFVLVLVAVERNAAPWNLGWIRSDEAEEIAERFLLAQEAQVHKYTLIRAVEHRPQGMWRPRGNEERYGAEPAIGYILRYFRPHEQDGWTISVSPIGRIYRVRRQRLDDEPAQRVERKLALDLVRIKLRTELHLAADSLRLVSDSTVSQPQRSDWYFTFTHALPSDTSATLEVKLAGEAITQLSYEGFSPMAGTAPAESPRNRRTIGLALILIGVFLSMHYHRTPLAIRAGVLWAGVLFLLAVAVRALTFSQAVILMPWDSPLTGYLSRVALAGFIESLQAAIVLGMVVATGESLSRDVFRGSTSLSRLAPGLLGWRAAWARAARWALPCAAVVVVYETLASHYLTPLGLAGKVPDMIANALSSPWPYAALPAQIAVSVLWEETVFRLWLIALVIFWMRSPVMAVLLTAATATWFAGYDLSQFMTAGALFYVLWAIIAGWLIVRVGIVSAMLFHALSVGAYATLVMMWTGFGAAIGVTTLSVILLLILVIARDSTPRAQPAPVVVE, encoded by the coding sequence GTGAACCGCTCTGCCGCGAGTTTTTGGTCTTGGCTCGGTCGCGCAGTTCCCGGATGGGGAAGCGCGCTGCGAAGAAGCGTAGCCGCGCGCATTCTGCTTTTTGTACTGGTTCTGGTGGCGGTGGAACGCAACGCCGCGCCGTGGAATCTGGGCTGGATCCGCTCCGACGAAGCCGAAGAGATTGCCGAGCGATTCCTGCTGGCCCAGGAAGCGCAAGTCCACAAATACACGCTGATTCGGGCGGTGGAACATCGCCCGCAAGGTATGTGGCGTCCGCGGGGGAACGAAGAGCGCTACGGAGCCGAACCGGCCATCGGCTACATTCTCCGCTATTTCCGTCCCCACGAACAGGACGGCTGGACAATCAGCGTTTCGCCCATCGGCCGCATCTATCGCGTCCGCCGCCAGCGGCTCGACGACGAACCGGCACAGCGGGTCGAACGGAAACTTGCGCTCGATCTGGTGCGGATCAAGTTGCGGACGGAGTTGCATCTGGCCGCCGACAGCCTGCGACTCGTCTCCGATTCCACGGTTTCGCAGCCGCAGCGCAGCGACTGGTATTTCACCTTCACGCACGCGCTGCCATCGGACACGTCGGCCACGCTGGAGGTGAAGCTGGCGGGCGAAGCGATCACGCAGCTTTCCTACGAGGGGTTTTCCCCGATGGCGGGAACGGCTCCCGCGGAATCGCCTCGCAACCGGCGGACGATCGGCCTCGCGTTGATTCTGATCGGTGTTTTTCTCAGCATGCATTATCATCGCACGCCGCTGGCGATTCGCGCGGGGGTGCTGTGGGCGGGGGTGTTGTTCCTGCTGGCGGTGGCGGTGCGGGCGCTGACGTTTTCGCAGGCGGTGATTCTCATGCCGTGGGATTCGCCGCTTACGGGATACCTCTCGCGGGTGGCGCTGGCGGGATTCATCGAATCGCTGCAGGCGGCCATCGTCCTCGGCATGGTGGTGGCGACGGGCGAATCGCTGTCGCGCGACGTGTTTCGCGGCTCGACGAGTCTCAGCCGGCTGGCTCCGGGACTTCTTGGCTGGCGGGCGGCGTGGGCGCGGGCGGCGCGCTGGGCGCTGCCGTGCGCGGCCGTGGTGGTGGTTTACGAGACGTTGGCGTCGCATTATCTGACTCCCCTCGGACTGGCGGGAAAAGTTCCCGATATGATCGCCAATGCACTGTCCTCGCCGTGGCCGTACGCCGCGCTGCCCGCTCAGATTGCGGTTTCGGTGCTGTGGGAAGAGACGGTGTTCCGGTTGTGGTTGATCGCGCTGGTGATTTTCTGGATGCGCTCGCCGGTGATGGCGGTGCTGTTGACGGCGGCGACGGCCACCTGGTTTGCGGGCTACGATCTCAGCCAGTTCATGACGGCGGGAGCGTTGTTCTACGTGTTGTGGGCGATCATCGCCGGGTGGCTCATCGTTCGCGTGGGAATCGTCTCGGCCATGCTGTTCCACGCGCTCTCGGTCGGTGCGTATGCGACGTTGGTGATGATGTGGACGGGGTTCGGCGCGGCCATCGGCGTGACCACGCTTTCGGTGATACTGCTCCTGATTTTGGTGATCGCCCGCGATTCCACTCCCCGCGCGCAACCGGCACCGGTCGTTGTTGAATAG
- a CDS encoding electron transfer flavoprotein subunit beta/FixA family protein: protein MNILLLLKAVADSEASIRPASDGKSVNLDGISWVLNPYDEYAVEEALKIREADGSGEVFAVSCGGDEVPKVLRTALAMGVDRAVHVKGPLSFDPLATARVLAAAVKGMKYDLILCGKQAIDHDHHGVAVMVAELLDIPSVSVVTKLERNATKIRCHREVEGGVEIIETSLPCLITCQKGLNEPRYASLKGIMAAKKKPLEEVAAQSVAAEVEALEIKSRPPRQPGEVIGEGVEAVPILVKKLREEAKVI from the coding sequence ATGAACATCCTGCTTCTTCTGAAAGCGGTCGCCGACAGCGAAGCGAGTATTCGTCCCGCGTCCGACGGCAAGTCGGTGAATCTCGACGGCATCAGTTGGGTCTTGAATCCCTATGACGAGTACGCCGTGGAGGAAGCGCTGAAAATCCGTGAAGCCGACGGATCGGGCGAGGTGTTTGCGGTCTCGTGCGGCGGAGACGAGGTTCCGAAGGTGCTGCGGACGGCGCTGGCGATGGGCGTGGATCGGGCGGTGCACGTCAAAGGGCCGCTCAGTTTCGATCCGCTGGCCACGGCCAGGGTTCTCGCCGCCGCGGTCAAGGGCATGAAATACGATCTCATTTTATGCGGCAAGCAGGCGATTGACCACGATCATCACGGAGTGGCGGTGATGGTGGCCGAACTGCTCGATATTCCATCGGTGTCGGTGGTGACCAAGCTCGAACGGAACGCTACGAAAATTCGCTGTCATCGCGAGGTGGAAGGCGGCGTGGAGATTATCGAGACGTCGCTGCCTTGTCTTATCACTTGTCAGAAGGGTTTGAACGAACCGCGCTACGCTTCGCTGAAGGGCATCATGGCGGCCAAGAAGAAGCCGCTCGAAGAAGTGGCAGCTCAGTCTGTCGCCGCGGAGGTGGAGGCGCTCGAAATCAAGTCGCGTCCGCCCCGTCAGCCCGGTGAAGTCATTGGCGAAGGTGTGGAGGCCGTGCCGATTCTGGTCAAGAAACTGCGCGAAGAAGCGAAGGTGATTTGA
- a CDS encoding electron transfer flavoprotein subunit alpha/FixB family protein, with protein MSTLLVLCESKSGKLKAVTREAVSAAAKIAKALNASVVAVHIGEVEDAAGLGAFGAGKVIQAVSPELTAYSTEGFAQAAAEVIKTAKPIAVFIPATIRGKDLGPRLAARLGHTLLSDCTDVRVAGGKIEIMRPMYAGKVNMWARPTSECPLIGLRPKAFLAEETGTAAAQVESRNVTVDAGKIRARVVEEKLQEGGPVDVTEADIIVSGGRGLKGPENFGMIEELAKILGASVGASRAAVDAGWRPHSEQVGQTGKVVSPTLYVAVAISGAVQHLAGMNSSRVIVAINKDADAPIFKVATYGIVGDAFQVVPALTEAIGKAKAEG; from the coding sequence ATGTCCACTCTTCTTGTACTCTGTGAATCCAAGAGCGGAAAACTCAAAGCCGTCACGCGCGAAGCGGTGAGCGCGGCGGCGAAGATCGCGAAAGCACTCAATGCGAGCGTCGTGGCCGTGCATATTGGCGAAGTCGAGGACGCAGCCGGTCTCGGAGCGTTCGGCGCGGGCAAGGTCATTCAGGCAGTTTCACCCGAACTCACGGCCTACTCGACGGAAGGTTTCGCGCAGGCTGCCGCGGAAGTCATCAAGACCGCAAAACCGATTGCCGTATTCATTCCCGCCACGATTCGCGGCAAGGATCTCGGTCCAAGACTGGCGGCGCGGCTTGGTCATACGCTGCTCTCCGACTGCACCGACGTGCGGGTCGCGGGCGGCAAGATCGAAATCATGCGACCGATGTATGCGGGCAAGGTGAATATGTGGGCGCGACCCACCAGCGAATGTCCGCTTATCGGTCTGCGGCCGAAGGCGTTTCTGGCCGAGGAAACCGGAACCGCAGCCGCACAAGTTGAGAGTCGTAACGTCACGGTGGATGCCGGCAAGATTCGCGCGCGCGTAGTGGAAGAGAAGCTTCAGGAAGGCGGACCGGTGGACGTGACCGAGGCCGACATCATCGTCTCCGGCGGACGTGGTCTGAAAGGCCCTGAAAATTTCGGGATGATCGAGGAACTCGCAAAGATCCTCGGTGCGAGCGTGGGCGCTTCCCGTGCGGCGGTGGACGCGGGCTGGCGACCCCACTCCGAGCAAGTGGGACAGACGGGTAAAGTCGTCTCCCCCACGCTCTACGTTGCAGTGGCGATTTCCGGCGCGGTGCAGCACCTCGCGGGAATGAACAGCAGCCGCGTGATCGTGGCCATCAACAAGGACGCCGACGCGCCGATCTTCAAGGTCGCCACCTACGGCATCGTCGGCGATGCGTTCCAGGTCGTTCCCGCATTGACCGAGGCGATTGGAAAGGCGAAGGCGGAAGGGTAG
- a CDS encoding PP2C family protein-serine/threonine phosphatase produces MREIFRVLWLTILLTGTAAALLAQTQTTARQYSYLHPADSIYWELKLEAGDILEWSLWLAPAAALCRTELTIESSVEGVRDRREFPMQETDVRDKLKVERGGDYRLKLKTEGASGRLVSLGVWAQLDQKTANPFPLPSLQRFNRQLSDGDVIAVSFEFAAPKKLNFTDLFALDLPTDLVRMWVKTAEGDSLPATATVKRWVGDPGRITLRGKGPQGGRVTLRLEVNMPFAGDATVFLAPGGFQPSWIPNQARMLIEHVHDTWQAVIVPPVSAQIESLRIAPPDVKRAEYAALGLRARGHDSLTVAHFAAIYAERDSLLALRRERTLQSAEYDTVFLIGRHAFVPPKLQFTLTTPLVGSMPVKFSGRRNLQLTWFVEGRAVDAARCQLYEWQYDEAKIAPLKVPEESFWDGSIVPLEPQLRTHSVGSFDKPNLSTLVPPEERRLETFIENGVQNNDASQRVWGYYLWNPTRSTVYLVYRETYPVQRPALYELSKWPVGAKVLLGVLVLIAAGGVWAAFELRTRDRRRKRRAQELADELEKARQVQLKLLPEGPLAVAGLEIFGIHQSMQSVGGDYYDFFPLEDGRIVICIADVTGHGLPAALVMANLQAALRAVAPTGRSLCDMAYMLNQEIFKRTTPDNFVTMLMAEISADRKTLSYCNAGHNPGYVVRANGDVIELEAGGIMLGAMDMFPFEEGKCDLASDNLIALYTDGIPEAEIGGEMFGYEKLKFYLQQERKKPLPDVGRDLLRRVTPTGAQAIEDDMALVLVRVL; encoded by the coding sequence ATGAGGGAGATTTTTCGAGTTCTTTGGCTGACGATCCTGCTGACCGGGACGGCGGCAGCTCTTTTGGCGCAAACCCAAACCACGGCCCGCCAGTACAGCTACCTGCATCCGGCGGACTCCATCTACTGGGAATTGAAGCTGGAAGCCGGCGACATCTTGGAGTGGAGTCTGTGGCTGGCTCCCGCCGCCGCGCTGTGCCGGACCGAATTGACGATTGAGTCGTCGGTGGAAGGCGTGCGCGACCGCCGCGAGTTTCCGATGCAGGAAACCGACGTACGGGACAAATTGAAAGTCGAGCGCGGCGGGGACTACCGGCTCAAACTGAAGACCGAGGGGGCGTCGGGCCGGTTGGTTTCGCTGGGAGTGTGGGCCCAGCTCGACCAGAAAACGGCCAATCCGTTTCCCTTGCCGAGTCTGCAGCGGTTTAATCGGCAACTCTCCGATGGAGACGTGATTGCCGTTTCCTTCGAGTTTGCGGCTCCCAAGAAACTGAACTTCACCGATCTTTTCGCGCTCGATTTGCCTACCGATCTGGTTCGGATGTGGGTGAAGACCGCCGAAGGGGATTCGCTGCCGGCCACGGCCACCGTCAAGCGGTGGGTCGGCGATCCGGGGCGGATCACGCTGCGCGGCAAAGGGCCGCAAGGCGGGCGAGTGACGTTGCGGCTCGAAGTGAACATGCCGTTTGCCGGTGATGCGACGGTTTTTCTCGCTCCCGGCGGCTTTCAACCGTCGTGGATTCCCAATCAGGCGCGGATGCTGATCGAGCACGTGCACGACACCTGGCAGGCGGTGATCGTGCCGCCGGTTTCGGCGCAGATCGAGTCGCTGCGAATTGCCCCGCCCGACGTGAAAAGAGCCGAGTATGCCGCCCTAGGCCTTCGCGCCCGCGGACACGACTCGCTGACCGTTGCGCATTTCGCGGCGATCTATGCCGAGCGCGACAGCTTGCTGGCTCTGCGCCGCGAACGGACTCTGCAAAGCGCGGAGTACGATACCGTTTTTCTGATCGGCCGGCATGCGTTCGTGCCGCCGAAGCTGCAGTTTACTCTAACCACTCCGCTGGTCGGCTCCATGCCGGTGAAGTTTTCCGGAAGGCGGAACCTGCAGCTCACGTGGTTTGTCGAAGGTCGGGCCGTGGATGCCGCGCGCTGTCAGCTCTACGAGTGGCAATACGACGAAGCGAAGATCGCACCGCTGAAAGTCCCTGAGGAATCCTTCTGGGACGGCAGCATCGTTCCGCTTGAGCCGCAGTTGCGCACGCATTCCGTTGGCTCTTTTGACAAGCCCAATCTCTCGACTCTGGTGCCGCCGGAAGAGCGACGGCTGGAGACGTTCATTGAAAACGGCGTGCAGAATAATGACGCCAGCCAACGCGTGTGGGGGTACTACCTCTGGAATCCCACCCGCAGCACGGTCTATCTTGTCTATCGCGAGACCTATCCCGTACAGCGTCCGGCGCTCTACGAACTTTCGAAATGGCCGGTCGGCGCGAAAGTCCTGCTCGGAGTGTTGGTTCTCATTGCAGCAGGGGGAGTGTGGGCCGCGTTCGAGTTGCGGACGAGAGACCGGCGACGCAAGCGGCGGGCGCAGGAGCTGGCCGATGAACTCGAAAAGGCGCGTCAGGTCCAACTCAAGCTACTGCCCGAGGGACCGCTGGCCGTCGCGGGACTCGAAATCTTCGGCATTCATCAGAGTATGCAGTCGGTGGGCGGCGACTACTATGACTTCTTCCCGCTTGAGGACGGGCGGATCGTCATCTGCATCGCCGACGTGACCGGTCACGGCTTGCCGGCCGCCTTGGTCATGGCCAACTTGCAGGCGGCGCTGCGTGCGGTGGCGCCGACGGGCCGTTCGCTTTGCGATATGGCCTATATGCTCAATCAGGAAATTTTCAAGCGCACCACGCCGGACAATTTCGTGACCATGCTGATGGCGGAAATCTCCGCCGATCGCAAGACCCTATCCTACTGCAACGCGGGACATAATCCGGGCTACGTCGTGCGCGCCAACGGCGACGTCATCGAGCTGGAGGCGGGCGGCATCATGCTGGGGGCGATGGACATGTTCCCGTTTGAAGAAGGCAAATGCGATCTCGCCTCCGATAATCTCATCGCTCTCTACACGGACGGAATTCCCGAAGCCGAGATCGGCGGCGAGATGTTCGGCTACGAAAAACTCAAGTTCTATCTCCAGCAGGAACGCAAGAAGCCGCTGCCGGACGTGGGGCGTGATCTGCTCCGCCGCGTCACTCCCACCGGCGCGCAGGCCATCGAGGACGACATGGCGCTGGTGCTGGTGCGCGTGCTGTAG
- a CDS encoding T9SS type A sorting domain-containing protein — translation MKNSIAWLCFFPVLLWNPVCSLAQPDTVWTRHYGGSGEEICRALIETSDGGYALLGQTTTYGAGSRDFWLVRTDPLGQELWTQSYGGSGLEIGYALCETDDGGFILAGQTNSLPGGNNAWIVRTTAGGDTLWTRKLGGSQRDECYAIAKTPDSGFVCAGYTASYGVAGDFWLVKLNAAGDSLWSRTYGGSGQDICWTLTQTPDGGFLLGGQTQSFGEAHNTAPNFWVVRVNSSGDTLWTRAFGGSGIDVCTSVALMPDSGFIIGGYTQSFGAGREDAWLVRLNTNGDSLWGRTYGTGRSDFCTHVLSGRNGDCFLTGWTTGVSSADDYWLLNADTSGAIRWQRTIGGLSPDQCHAAISQGDSFFLMAGGSYSFTSGGQDFWLVKTRAERPTIYVGPDPLLFGDVHVGSDRVDSVLISNVGDVSFTVLGVSVPYGFQASFSGEYPLAPYQSAWMTVAFLPDSEREYSGMLYVQSTAEAGDSCVTLLGRGIGLSTDERATVPREYALQVYPNPFNSRAAISYAIPRVEYASVILYDLTGRRVRSLVAGIAAAGLHRIRLDGTDIPTGVYFVSLRTPSYQTSQKLVLLK, via the coding sequence GTGAAGAACTCAATTGCGTGGCTGTGTTTTTTCCCGGTATTGTTGTGGAATCCGGTTTGTTCTCTCGCTCAGCCGGATACGGTTTGGACGAGGCACTACGGCGGAAGCGGCGAAGAAATCTGCCGGGCGCTTATTGAAACCTCCGACGGCGGCTATGCGTTACTCGGCCAGACAACGACGTATGGGGCGGGCAGTCGCGACTTCTGGCTGGTGCGCACCGATCCGCTCGGACAGGAACTGTGGACGCAGAGCTACGGCGGCAGCGGTTTGGAGATTGGCTACGCTCTGTGCGAGACGGACGACGGAGGATTTATTCTCGCCGGCCAAACCAACTCGCTCCCCGGCGGCAACAACGCATGGATTGTACGGACGACGGCCGGCGGCGATACGCTGTGGACGCGCAAACTGGGCGGCAGCCAGCGCGACGAATGCTACGCCATCGCAAAAACTCCCGACAGCGGTTTTGTCTGCGCCGGCTACACGGCCTCCTACGGAGTGGCGGGGGATTTCTGGCTGGTCAAGCTGAATGCGGCGGGCGACAGTCTGTGGAGCCGCACCTACGGCGGCTCAGGACAGGACATCTGCTGGACGCTGACGCAAACGCCGGACGGCGGTTTTCTTCTGGGCGGGCAGACGCAATCCTTCGGCGAAGCGCACAACACCGCGCCTAACTTTTGGGTCGTGCGCGTGAATTCGAGCGGCGACACATTGTGGACGCGAGCGTTCGGCGGTTCGGGAATTGACGTCTGCACGTCGGTCGCGCTCATGCCCGACAGCGGATTTATTATCGGCGGATACACCCAATCGTTCGGCGCGGGACGGGAAGACGCGTGGCTCGTGCGCTTAAACACGAACGGAGACTCGCTGTGGGGACGCACCTACGGAACCGGCCGCTCGGATTTCTGCACTCACGTATTATCCGGCCGCAACGGCGATTGCTTCTTGACCGGATGGACCACCGGCGTTTCGAGCGCCGATGACTATTGGCTTCTGAACGCGGACACGTCCGGCGCTATACGTTGGCAGCGCACCATCGGCGGTCTGTCTCCCGACCAGTGCCACGCGGCGATCTCGCAGGGAGACAGCTTCTTCCTGATGGCGGGCGGAAGCTACAGCTTCACTTCCGGCGGTCAGGATTTCTGGCTCGTGAAGACGCGGGCGGAGCGACCGACCATTTACGTCGGTCCCGATCCGCTTCTGTTCGGAGACGTGCACGTCGGCAGCGATCGCGTGGATAGCGTTTTAATCAGCAACGTCGGCGACGTCAGCTTCACCGTGCTGGGAGTATCGGTTCCCTATGGTTTCCAGGCCTCGTTTTCCGGCGAATATCCGCTCGCACCGTATCAAAGCGCGTGGATGACGGTGGCGTTCCTTCCCGATTCCGAGCGCGAATATTCCGGCATGTTGTACGTGCAGAGTACGGCGGAGGCGGGCGATTCCTGCGTGACGCTGCTCGGAAGGGGAATCGGTCTCTCGACTGACGAGCGCGCCACTGTTCCGCGGGAATACGCTCTTCAGGTGTATCCGAATCCGTTCAATTCGCGCGCGGCCATTTCCTATGCGATCCCTCGCGTGGAATATGCCAGCGTGATCTTGTACGATCTCACCGGCCGACGAGTCCGTTCACTTGTTGCTGGAATTGCCGCCGCCGGTTTGCACCGAATCCGTCTCGACGGAACGGATATTCCAACCGGAGTGTATTTCGTTTCCCTCCGGACACCATCATATCAGACTTCGCAGAAGCTGGTACTACTCAAGTAA
- a CDS encoding glycosyltransferase family 9 protein — protein MSYLVHRDCRHFRGDIPCKLHKREGVICDGCSHYDRVDQRILIIKLAAAGDVIRTTPLLRRIRSERPHAWITWLTETPEVVPPRAVDPMGADEVLRWGYDGGLIIEGTPWDWLILLDKDRPAGALAARCNALMRSGFTLEGGRPAGLDEAAHAKLLTGIDDKLNRANTLSYPQEIFRICGYEFIGEEYVLDPCLEQSVPDGIPKDRPLIGLNTGCAPRWKTRLWPEQHWNDLAWRLRDAGFTVLLLGGPIEHEKNQRIACASGATYLGHFPLRQFVRLVGEIDVMVTAVTMAMHLAIGLKKRLVLFNNIFNPREFELYNRGEILEPVPPCECTFVSECDKHCMDRIVPERVLDAVKRQVAALA, from the coding sequence ATGAGCTACCTCGTTCACCGTGACTGCCGCCACTTTCGCGGCGATATTCCCTGCAAACTGCACAAGCGCGAAGGCGTGATCTGCGACGGCTGCTCGCACTACGACCGCGTGGATCAACGGATTCTCATCATCAAGCTGGCGGCGGCGGGCGACGTCATTCGCACCACTCCGCTCCTGCGGCGCATTCGCAGCGAGCGTCCCCACGCCTGGATTACGTGGCTGACCGAGACTCCCGAAGTCGTGCCCCCGCGCGCGGTGGATCCGATGGGGGCCGATGAAGTCCTGCGCTGGGGATACGACGGCGGACTCATCATCGAGGGCACGCCGTGGGATTGGTTGATCCTGCTCGACAAGGATCGTCCGGCCGGTGCACTGGCCGCGCGCTGCAACGCGCTCATGCGGTCGGGATTCACGCTCGAAGGCGGACGCCCCGCCGGACTCGACGAAGCCGCGCACGCCAAACTCCTCACGGGCATTGACGATAAGCTCAATCGCGCCAATACGCTCAGCTATCCGCAGGAAATCTTCCGCATCTGCGGATACGAATTCATCGGCGAGGAATACGTCCTCGATCCGTGTCTCGAACAGTCCGTTCCTGACGGAATACCCAAAGACCGGCCGCTCATCGGACTCAACACCGGTTGCGCTCCCCGCTGGAAAACGCGACTCTGGCCTGAGCAACATTGGAATGATCTCGCGTGGCGGCTGCGCGACGCGGGATTCACCGTCCTGCTCCTCGGCGGACCCATCGAGCATGAGAAGAACCAGCGGATCGCCTGCGCCAGCGGAGCCACCTATCTCGGCCACTTCCCGCTCCGTCAGTTTGTGCGACTGGTGGGCGAGATTGACGTAATGGTGACGGCCGTGACGATGGCCATGCATCTCGCGATCGGCTTGAAGAAGCGACTCGTGCTCTTCAACAACATCTTCAATCCGCGCGAATTCGAGCTCTACAATCGCGGCGAAATTCTCGAACCAGTTCCACCCTGCGAGTGCACGTTCGTCAGTGAATGCGACAAGCACTGCATGGATCGCATCGTGCCGGAGCGGGTGCTGGACGCGGTGAAGCGGCAGGTGGCGGCGCTCGCATGA
- a CDS encoding threonylcarbamoyl-AMP synthase produces MILKTHPDNPPIRHIRRAIEALEAGELIAYATDTVYGLGCDIGHKSAIERALSLKGYSRYHALSFLCADLSDIPRYARVDNPAYKIMKRCLPGPFTFVLPATRDVPKLLLTKQQTVGIRVPDHPVCNTLLREFGRPILSTSVTNRNGDKILDPEDIAKEWPHEIAIVLDSGISDGNSSTVVDLTDSDHPVILRAGKGDPALLG; encoded by the coding sequence ATGATCCTGAAGACGCATCCCGATAATCCGCCGATCCGGCACATCCGGCGGGCGATAGAAGCTCTCGAAGCGGGCGAGCTGATCGCCTATGCCACGGACACGGTGTACGGCCTCGGCTGCGACATCGGCCACAAGTCGGCCATCGAGCGGGCGCTGTCCCTCAAGGGATATTCCCGCTATCACGCGCTGTCGTTTCTGTGCGCCGATCTTTCCGATATTCCCCGCTATGCGCGGGTGGACAATCCGGCCTACAAGATCATGAAACGGTGTCTGCCCGGCCCGTTCACGTTCGTGCTGCCGGCCACGCGCGACGTGCCGAAACTCCTCCTGACCAAACAGCAGACGGTGGGAATCCGGGTTCCCGATCATCCGGTGTGCAACACGCTGCTGCGCGAGTTCGGGCGGCCGATTCTCTCGACCAGCGTGACCAATCGAAACGGAGACAAGATTCTCGATCCCGAAGACATCGCGAAAGAATGGCCGCACGAGATCGCGATTGTTCTGGATTCGGGGATCTCGGACGGGAATTCCTCGACGGTGGTGGACCTGACCGACTCCGATCATCCGGTCATTCTCCGCGCAGGCAAAGGAGACCCGGCCCTGCTCGGGTGA
- a CDS encoding carbonic anhydrase: METDRAIIRLREGNARFEAGDVRAKPINEEFRRQLAEAQKPFACVITCSDSRVAPEIVFDQNLGDLFVVRVAGTVSSDEVTGSVEFAVQQLGVPLVVVMAHANCGAVAAALSGQPISGALAEIIDRLRPFVAPAKEGGHEGRRLEAEVSRRNTRHVIESLMTDSSAIAHAVTKNRVGLHRAYYDPASGHVEWDF, from the coding sequence GTGGAAACCGATCGAGCCATAATCCGCCTGCGCGAGGGCAACGCGCGATTTGAAGCGGGGGATGTACGCGCCAAGCCCATTAACGAGGAGTTCCGTCGGCAATTGGCCGAGGCACAAAAACCGTTTGCGTGCGTGATTACCTGTTCGGATTCGCGGGTCGCTCCCGAGATCGTATTCGATCAGAATCTCGGCGATCTGTTCGTCGTGCGGGTGGCGGGTACGGTATCGAGCGATGAAGTGACGGGATCGGTCGAGTTCGCCGTTCAGCAACTGGGCGTGCCGCTGGTGGTGGTGATGGCTCATGCCAATTGCGGGGCGGTGGCCGCCGCATTGTCCGGCCAGCCGATTTCAGGTGCACTGGCGGAGATCATTGATCGCCTTCGTCCGTTTGTCGCACCCGCGAAAGAAGGCGGCCATGAAGGTCGCCGGCTCGAGGCGGAAGTCAGCCGCCGCAACACGCGGCACGTCATCGAGTCGCTGATGACGGACTCTTCCGCCATTGCCCATGCCGTGACGAAGAACCGGGTCGGATTGCATCGCGCGTACTACGATCCGGCCAGCGGGCACGTGGAGTGGGATTTTTAG